One part of the Flavobacterium johnsoniae UW101 genome encodes these proteins:
- a CDS encoding glycoside hydrolase family 130 protein — MTTISSATTFQNRKAALEKEHKTLIEQKNAPQENAGNGIYQRYQNPVVTASHVPLNWRFDLNEKTNPFLQERIGMNAAFNAGAMKWNGKYLLAVRVEGIDRKSFFAIAESPNGVDNFKFWDKPCVIPQTEEPDTNVYDMRLINHEDGWVYGIFCTERKDPKAPKGDTSSAVANAGIVRSKDLVNWERLPDLISNTGQQRNVVLHPEFINGKYALYTRPQDGFIDVGSGGGIGLGYVDDMTNPVVKDEKIIFGKQYHTIYELKNGLGPAPIKTEKGWLHLAHGVRNTAAGLRYTLYMFMTDLNDISKVTHVPAGHFMGPEGIERVGDVSNVLFSNGWIEDEDGTVYVYYASSDTRMHVAVSSVEKLVDYVINTPADTFISAGSVETIINQIEKNNAI, encoded by the coding sequence ATGACAACAATATCCTCTGCGACTACTTTTCAAAACCGAAAAGCAGCATTAGAAAAAGAACATAAAACATTAATCGAGCAAAAAAATGCTCCGCAGGAAAATGCCGGAAACGGAATTTATCAGCGTTATCAAAATCCTGTGGTTACCGCATCACATGTTCCGTTAAACTGGCGTTTTGATTTAAATGAAAAAACAAATCCGTTTTTACAGGAAAGAATCGGGATGAACGCCGCTTTCAATGCCGGAGCCATGAAATGGAACGGAAAATACCTTTTAGCCGTTCGCGTAGAAGGTATTGACAGAAAATCATTTTTTGCCATTGCAGAAAGTCCAAACGGCGTAGATAATTTCAAATTTTGGGACAAACCGTGCGTAATTCCTCAAACCGAAGAACCAGACACCAACGTTTACGATATGCGTTTAATAAACCACGAAGACGGCTGGGTGTATGGTATTTTTTGCACCGAAAGAAAAGACCCAAAAGCCCCAAAAGGCGATACAAGTTCGGCTGTAGCCAATGCAGGAATCGTACGCTCAAAAGATTTAGTAAACTGGGAAAGACTGCCGGATTTAATTTCGAATACAGGACAACAGCGAAATGTAGTTTTACACCCTGAATTTATAAACGGAAAATACGCCCTTTATACACGTCCGCAAGACGGTTTTATAGATGTTGGTTCTGGAGGCGGAATTGGTTTAGGATATGTTGATGACATGACAAATCCTGTTGTAAAAGATGAAAAAATCATTTTTGGAAAACAATATCATACCATTTATGAATTAAAAAACGGACTTGGCCCTGCTCCTATTAAAACCGAAAAAGGCTGGTTACATCTTGCACACGGAGTTCGTAACACCGCAGCTGGATTACGCTATACTTTGTATATGTTCATGACTGATTTAAATGATATTTCGAAAGTAACTCACGTTCCCGCAGGTCATTTTATGGGTCCGGAAGGTATCGAAAGAGTTGGTGATGTATCAAATGTTTTGTTCTCTAACGGATGGATTGAAGATGAAGACGGAACTGTTTATGTGTATTACGCATCATCAGACACAAGAATGCACGTTGCCGTTTCTTCTGTAGAAAAATTAGTCGATTATGTTATCAATACTCCGGCAGATACTTTTATTTCAGCAGGTTCTGTTGAAACGATAATCAATCAGATTGAAAAAAATAACGCAATATAA
- a CDS encoding MFS transporter, giving the protein MHDKISLKEKIGYGLGDAASSMFWKIFSMYLLFFYTDIFGLAPAIVGTMFLITRIWDSCFDPIVGIIADRTKTKWGKFRPYLLWVAVPFAVIGVLTFYTPDFDEKGKIIYAYVTYSLMMMIYSLINVPYASLLGVMSSDRKDRNTLSSYRMVFAFGGSLLALWLIEPLVNYFGGNLNSKTGWLATISVFGVITTLFFWACFFFTKERVKPIENEQSNLKEDLKDLLKNKPWWILLGAGIGTLVFNSIRDGAAVYYFKYYVSSNVNFDFSLFGTDFHMTPTSIYLVLGQAANIIGVIIATPIANKIGKKKTFFGAMAIAAILSLIFYFFGKEDVFLIMSFQVLISICAGCIFPLIWSMYADSADYSEWKQGRRATGLVFSASSMSQKFGWTIGGAGTGWLLGYYGFQANVEQTAVTQNGIQLMLSILPAIAAAISVVFILFYPLSEEKLQTIEQDLNEKRDQAN; this is encoded by the coding sequence ATGCACGACAAAATTAGTTTAAAAGAAAAAATTGGTTACGGACTTGGAGACGCCGCTTCATCAATGTTCTGGAAAATCTTTAGTATGTATCTTTTGTTTTTCTACACCGATATTTTCGGACTAGCACCTGCCATAGTAGGAACTATGTTTTTGATTACCCGAATTTGGGATTCCTGCTTTGACCCAATTGTTGGCATCATCGCAGACAGAACCAAAACAAAATGGGGAAAATTCAGACCTTACTTATTATGGGTTGCCGTGCCTTTTGCCGTGATTGGAGTTTTAACTTTTTATACACCAGATTTTGACGAAAAAGGAAAAATAATCTACGCCTATGTAACGTATTCTTTAATGATGATGATTTATTCCTTAATCAACGTTCCATACGCATCACTTTTGGGCGTAATGTCGTCTGACAGAAAAGACAGAAATACTTTATCCTCTTACAGAATGGTTTTTGCTTTTGGTGGCAGTCTTTTAGCCCTTTGGCTTATTGAACCTCTTGTAAATTATTTCGGCGGAAACCTAAATTCTAAAACAGGCTGGCTCGCTACTATATCTGTTTTTGGAGTTATTACAACCCTATTTTTCTGGGCTTGTTTTTTCTTTACAAAAGAAAGAGTAAAACCTATCGAAAACGAACAATCAAACTTAAAGGAAGATTTAAAAGATCTTTTAAAAAATAAACCATGGTGGATTTTATTAGGAGCCGGAATCGGGACTTTGGTTTTTAATTCCATCAGAGACGGTGCAGCCGTTTACTATTTCAAATATTATGTAAGCAGTAACGTAAATTTTGACTTTTCGCTTTTCGGCACCGATTTCCACATGACACCAACCTCAATTTATTTGGTTTTGGGACAGGCAGCCAATATTATCGGAGTTATTATCGCGACACCAATTGCGAATAAAATTGGTAAAAAGAAAACCTTTTTTGGCGCTATGGCAATCGCAGCTATTCTAAGCTTGATTTTCTATTTCTTCGGAAAAGAAGATGTATTCTTAATCATGAGCTTTCAGGTTTTAATCAGCATTTGTGCCGGCTGTATTTTCCCTTTAATCTGGTCAATGTACGCAGACAGCGCCGATTATTCAGAATGGAAACAAGGACGCAGAGCTACAGGATTAGTTTTCTCAGCCTCGTCAATGTCACAAAAATTTGGCTGGACTATTGGCGGAGCCGGAACCGGATGGCTTTTAGGATACTACGGTTTTCAGGCCAATGTCGAGCAGACTGCTGTAACCCAAAACGGAATTCAATTAATGTTAAGCATACTTCCTGCAATCGCAGCCGCAATATCAGTCGTTTTCATTTTATTCTATCCACTATCCGAAGAAAAACTGCAGACAATTGAACAAGATTTAAACGAAAAAAGAGACCAGGCAAACTAA
- a CDS encoding AGE family epimerase/isomerase, with product MPANLKQLKSELTAELDSILNYWSKHTLDNQNEGFVGQIDFNDHIVANAEKGSVLNSRILWTFSSSYQITKKENHKEIAKRAFEYLSKYFYDPEFNGLFWSINADKTPKDTKNQIYALAFAIYGLSEYYVISQDQKALETAVNLYKSIQKYSYDPVNKGYLEAFTRNWQPIEDLRLSDKDANEKKTMNTHLHIIEAYANLFKVWKDETLKKDSIELLETIEKHFINTETGHLRLFFDENWIEKPDVISYGHDIEAAWLLLQCAEVLEEENLIANYKKHAVQIAEVTKEGFDTDGGLWYEFEPKENELIAEKHWWVQAEALIGFYNAYQLTGNEEYLKIVFENWNFIKKHILDHKNGEWFWGIHKDYSLIQKDKAGFWKCPYHNSRACLELINRIKT from the coding sequence GTGCCAGCAAATCTAAAACAGCTTAAATCTGAATTGACAGCCGAACTTGACTCGATTTTAAATTATTGGTCAAAACATACGCTCGATAATCAAAATGAAGGTTTTGTCGGGCAGATTGATTTCAACGATCACATTGTTGCCAATGCAGAAAAAGGTTCCGTTTTGAATTCCAGAATTCTATGGACATTTTCATCCAGTTATCAGATCACAAAAAAAGAAAACCACAAAGAAATTGCAAAAAGAGCTTTCGAATATCTTTCAAAATATTTCTACGATCCTGAATTTAACGGGCTTTTTTGGAGCATAAACGCTGATAAAACACCAAAAGATACTAAAAACCAAATCTATGCCTTAGCTTTTGCTATTTATGGATTATCTGAATATTATGTTATTTCTCAAGATCAAAAAGCTTTAGAAACTGCTGTTAATTTATACAAAAGCATACAAAAATACAGTTACGATCCTGTAAACAAAGGCTATCTCGAAGCTTTTACACGCAATTGGCAGCCCATTGAAGATTTACGTTTAAGCGACAAAGACGCCAACGAAAAAAAGACGATGAATACACATTTGCATATTATTGAAGCGTATGCCAATTTGTTTAAAGTCTGGAAAGATGAAACACTCAAAAAAGACAGCATCGAACTATTAGAAACAATAGAAAAACATTTTATTAATACCGAAACCGGACATCTTCGTTTGTTTTTTGATGAAAACTGGATCGAAAAACCAGACGTAATTTCATACGGACACGACATCGAAGCAGCCTGGCTTTTATTGCAATGTGCAGAAGTTTTAGAAGAGGAAAACCTAATTGCCAATTATAAAAAACACGCTGTTCAAATTGCCGAAGTTACCAAAGAAGGATTCGATACCGATGGCGGATTATGGTACGAGTTTGAACCTAAAGAAAACGAATTAATTGCCGAAAAACACTGGTGGGTTCAGGCAGAAGCGCTGATTGGTTTTTACAATGCCTATCAATTAACAGGAAATGAAGAATATCTGAAGATTGTTTTTGAAAACTGGAATTTCATTAAAAAACACATTTTGGATCATAAAAATGGTGAATGGTTCTGGGGAATTCATAAAGATTATTCACTCATCCAAAAAGACAAAGCCGGATTCTGGAAATGTCCGTATCATAACAGCCGTGCCTGTTTAGAGCTTATTAACCGAATTAAAACCTAA
- a CDS encoding helix-turn-helix domain-containing protein, giving the protein MSTAKNFYREIAPLSAGDSFLVFDRVKDSFDFPVHYHPEFEINFILNGKGVRRVVGDNIEEIDNVELVLIGPNLYHGWELNKCTNKKIHEITIQFHNDLFHESLLARRIMNPIRDMFNRSIHGILFSKKTAEELTPRLVRLSKLDGIDYFLEITSLLYDLANSRNQRLLSTYTVDYDKFDDYDKMKLVYEYVQKHFAEKITLEDVANVASMSIISFNRFIKKRTGKTFVNYINDIRIGYAARWLVEKDMSVSEVAFKSGFNNIANFNRSFKAIKNCTPSQYREDFSGLKRIL; this is encoded by the coding sequence ATGAGTACAGCTAAAAATTTTTATAGAGAGATCGCGCCGCTTTCTGCCGGAGATAGTTTTTTGGTTTTTGACAGAGTAAAAGACAGTTTTGATTTTCCGGTTCATTATCATCCTGAATTTGAGATTAATTTTATTTTAAATGGAAAAGGAGTAAGGCGTGTTGTGGGTGATAATATTGAGGAAATTGATAACGTCGAATTAGTTTTAATTGGTCCAAATTTATATCACGGCTGGGAACTGAATAAGTGCACAAATAAAAAAATACATGAAATTACGATTCAGTTTCATAATGATTTATTTCATGAATCTTTGCTTGCACGACGTATTATGAACCCAATTCGGGATATGTTTAATCGTTCGATTCACGGAATTTTATTTTCTAAAAAAACAGCTGAAGAATTGACGCCAAGGCTTGTGAGGCTTTCTAAACTGGATGGTATTGATTATTTTTTAGAAATTACTTCCTTATTATATGATCTTGCCAATTCAAGAAATCAAAGACTGCTTTCTACTTATACGGTAGATTATGATAAGTTTGATGATTATGATAAAATGAAACTGGTATATGAATATGTACAAAAACATTTTGCTGAAAAAATTACTTTAGAAGATGTAGCGAATGTTGCCAGTATGTCGATTATTTCTTTTAACCGATTTATAAAAAAGCGCACCGGAAAAACTTTTGTTAATTATATAAATGATATCAGAATTGGATATGCTGCGCGCTGGCTTGTAGAGAAAGATATGAGTGTTTCTGAAGTTGCATTTAAATCCGGCTTTAATAATATTGCGAACTTCAATCGCAGTTTTAAGGCTATTAAAAATTGTACACCAAGCCAATACAGGGAAGATTTTTCTGGATTGAAGCGTATATTATAA
- a CDS encoding glycoside hydrolase family 26 protein codes for MKKYFYTLLITAFIGTSCSAQHNNSNTNLSLSDKKATAETVLLYKNLNKLVQKGYLFGHQDDLAYGVNWKYENNRSDIKDVAGDYPAVYGWDIAGLEKDDANNIDGVPFEKMKQYIIEANERGGISTISWHFDNPATGKNAWDNTPNSLKTILPGGENHQKFTSWLDKAANFFLSLKDKKGKNIPILFRPYHELTGGWFWWGKGNCTPEEFKTAWKFTFDYLQKKGIHNLIYVYNTSSFNTKEDFLANYPGDDFADIISFDSYQNNNDKDGQKFIEEVQKQLKIIDEIGHEKHKLTAIAEAGYEAVPDPKWWTGTLSKAIGDYKISYVLLWRNHGWQENEKKMHYYAPFKGQVSEKDFIEYYNLDKTLFEKDIKKL; via the coding sequence ATGAAAAAATACTTTTACACGCTTTTAATCACTGCTTTTATAGGAACTTCCTGTTCTGCCCAGCATAACAATAGTAATACGAATTTGTCACTTTCAGATAAAAAAGCAACAGCCGAAACCGTTCTTCTATATAAAAACCTAAACAAACTGGTACAAAAAGGATATCTTTTTGGTCATCAGGATGACCTTGCTTATGGTGTAAACTGGAAATATGAAAACAACCGAAGCGATATTAAAGATGTTGCCGGAGATTATCCCGCAGTTTACGGCTGGGACATTGCTGGTTTAGAAAAAGATGATGCCAATAATATAGACGGCGTTCCTTTCGAAAAAATGAAGCAATATATTATCGAAGCCAATGAAAGAGGCGGTATTTCAACCATAAGCTGGCATTTTGATAATCCCGCAACAGGAAAAAATGCCTGGGACAATACTCCAAATTCACTAAAAACAATTTTACCAGGAGGCGAAAACCATCAAAAATTTACTTCATGGCTTGATAAAGCCGCCAATTTCTTTCTTTCGTTAAAAGACAAAAAAGGAAAAAACATTCCAATTCTTTTTAGACCTTATCATGAACTTACCGGAGGCTGGTTTTGGTGGGGAAAAGGAAATTGCACTCCCGAAGAATTTAAAACAGCATGGAAATTTACTTTTGATTACCTTCAGAAAAAAGGCATTCACAACTTAATTTATGTATACAACACCAGCAGTTTTAATACAAAAGAAGATTTTCTGGCAAATTATCCCGGCGATGATTTTGCCGATATTATAAGCTTTGATTCTTATCAAAACAATAATGATAAAGACGGACAAAAATTTATTGAAGAAGTTCAAAAACAATTGAAAATCATCGACGAAATTGGTCATGAAAAACATAAATTAACAGCCATTGCCGAAGCAGGTTACGAAGCTGTGCCAGATCCAAAATGGTGGACAGGAACTCTCTCTAAAGCCATTGGCGACTATAAAATTTCGTATGTTCTATTGTGGAGAAACCACGGCTGGCAGGAAAACGAAAAGAAAATGCATTATTATGCTCCCTTTAAAGGACAAGTAAGCGAAAAAGACTTTATTGAATATTACAATCTCGACAAAACCCTTTTTGAAAAAGACATAAAAAAGCTTTAA
- a CDS encoding glycoside hydrolase family 97 protein: MKNAIILFCLLFLNLSFSQQKKNFSVSSPNGKIEVTVAVSDKISWTIWHQKDLILAPSEMSMTLDENTVLGKNPVVLNTKKESVNTEFETPLYKKKTVQNKYNQLVLNFKNDFSIEFRVFDDGAAYRFITKKKKNITVKWENVSLNFDQDYNTLMPYVRDLRNPKDQFISSFESHYENKKISGFSKDTLAFSPFLIDYKNHKKAVFLEADLEDYPGLFVTNNKNKTGFESRFSKYPTQETNGGFNYLNKLITERADYLVKTKGTRTFPWRAIVISENDTALANNDMVQKLAEPSKIKDISWIKPGKVAWDWWNDWNIYNVDFKAGINTQTYKYYIDFASKNKVEYVVLDEGWSVETDIMKHNPNVDLEALIAYAKERNVGIILWASWMALHENIDGVFDNYAKLGVKGFKVDFIDRDDAKMVNSVYEIAQKAANHKLIIDFHGMYKPTGIQRTYPNILNFEGVKGLENNKWTPNDDVPLYDTTIPFIRMMAGPMDYTPGAMRNATKSEFKPSHSNPMSQGTRCHQLALYTIFEAPLQMMADSPTAFMKEQESTDFIAKVPTTFDETAALDGEVGKYISIARRKGNTWYLGAITNWDSRDITIDFSFLEKGKKFQAEIFSDGLNADKAATDYKKEIVTVDSTTKLKYRLANGGGLAMIIK, from the coding sequence ATGAAAAATGCAATTATTCTTTTTTGTTTATTATTTCTAAATCTTTCTTTTTCGCAGCAAAAAAAGAACTTTTCTGTTAGTTCTCCTAATGGAAAAATCGAAGTTACAGTTGCTGTGAGTGATAAAATTTCATGGACGATTTGGCATCAAAAAGATTTGATTTTGGCACCTTCTGAAATGTCGATGACTTTAGATGAAAATACCGTTTTAGGAAAAAATCCGGTTGTACTAAATACAAAAAAAGAAAGTGTAAATACTGAATTTGAAACACCTTTATACAAAAAGAAAACAGTTCAAAATAAATACAATCAGCTGGTTTTAAATTTTAAAAATGATTTTAGTATTGAATTTCGCGTTTTTGATGATGGCGCTGCTTATCGCTTTATTACCAAAAAGAAAAAGAATATTACTGTAAAATGGGAAAACGTTTCTTTAAATTTCGATCAGGATTACAATACTTTAATGCCGTATGTGCGTGATTTAAGAAACCCTAAAGATCAATTTATTTCTTCATTTGAATCGCATTACGAAAACAAAAAAATAAGCGGATTTTCTAAAGATACTCTGGCTTTTTCTCCTTTTTTAATTGATTATAAAAACCACAAAAAAGCCGTTTTTCTGGAAGCTGATTTAGAAGATTATCCAGGGCTTTTTGTAACCAATAATAAAAACAAAACAGGTTTTGAATCTCGTTTTTCTAAATATCCAACTCAAGAAACCAACGGCGGATTCAACTACCTCAACAAGTTAATTACCGAAAGAGCTGATTATTTAGTTAAAACCAAAGGAACGAGGACTTTTCCGTGGAGAGCGATTGTTATTTCTGAAAATGATACTGCTTTAGCCAATAATGATATGGTTCAGAAATTAGCCGAACCATCAAAAATAAAAGATATTTCGTGGATAAAACCCGGAAAGGTGGCTTGGGACTGGTGGAACGACTGGAATATTTACAACGTAGATTTTAAAGCTGGAATCAATACGCAGACTTATAAATACTATATTGATTTTGCTTCTAAAAACAAAGTTGAATATGTGGTTTTGGATGAAGGCTGGAGTGTTGAAACCGACATTATGAAACACAACCCAAATGTAGATTTGGAAGCTTTAATTGCTTACGCGAAAGAACGAAATGTTGGTATTATTTTGTGGGCTTCGTGGATGGCTTTGCATGAAAATATTGACGGCGTTTTTGACAATTATGCTAAATTGGGTGTAAAAGGTTTCAAAGTTGATTTCATTGATCGTGACGATGCCAAAATGGTAAATTCGGTTTATGAAATTGCTCAAAAAGCAGCCAATCACAAACTGATTATTGATTTTCACGGCATGTACAAGCCAACCGGAATTCAGCGAACGTATCCAAATATTTTAAATTTTGAAGGCGTAAAAGGTCTTGAAAATAATAAATGGACTCCAAATGATGATGTTCCATTATACGACACCACAATCCCGTTTATCAGAATGATGGCAGGTCCAATGGATTATACGCCGGGTGCAATGAGAAATGCGACAAAAAGCGAGTTCAAACCTAGTCACTCCAACCCAATGAGCCAGGGAACAAGATGTCACCAGCTGGCACTTTACACGATTTTTGAAGCTCCTTTGCAAATGATGGCCGACAGCCCGACTGCTTTTATGAAAGAGCAGGAAAGCACTGATTTTATTGCTAAAGTTCCAACGACTTTTGATGAAACTGCTGCTCTTGATGGAGAAGTTGGAAAATACATTTCAATTGCCAGAAGAAAAGGAAATACATGGTATTTAGGCGCAATAACAAATTGGGATTCCAGAGACATTACTATTGATTTTTCTTTTCTTGAAAAAGGGAAAAAATTCCAAGCAGAAATTTTCTCAGATGGTCTTAACGCAGACAAAGCAGCAACTGATTATAAAAAAGAAATCGTTACCGTTGATTCTACGACTAAACTAAAATATCGTTTAGCAAACGGCGGTGGATTAGCGATGATTATCAAATAA
- a CDS encoding glycoside hydrolase family 26 protein, protein MKTAFLKTAFISLTVLAFISCSSDKEADPVIIIDPVVEADPLTTQNTATFMVDANATKETVALFYNLKRLAKTKTAIGQQDAFNSFYQDVGGDSDIKKNTGYDPAVLGSDFMFITDKNNNSQADNWYYQQEQKIVSDVKAAYAKGIINTFCWHLREPNKEESFYAADMTSEEKTTAFKSILPGGANNEWYKKKLDKIASVILNLKGSNGELIPVIFRPFHEFDGSWFWWGASFCTPEEYKQAFQFTVDYLKNTKGVQNILYAFSPDNSYTTEVNYLSRYPGDKYVDIIGMDNYGDFNNQGQTGSDKANAKLKILSDYAKAKVKIAALTETGYRVTSRTPAITDWFSTLLYNALTKNDIQISYVMFWNNNKDGYYVPTGSVSNAADFKTYSSKTKSALLNTLPKMYEMPK, encoded by the coding sequence ATGAAGACTGCATTTCTTAAAACAGCATTTATAAGCCTCACTGTTCTAGCATTTATAAGTTGTTCTTCTGATAAAGAAGCAGATCCTGTCATCATAATCGATCCGGTGGTAGAAGCAGATCCTTTAACAACTCAAAATACCGCAACATTTATGGTCGATGCAAATGCGACAAAAGAAACCGTGGCTTTATTTTATAATTTAAAAAGACTTGCCAAAACTAAAACGGCAATTGGCCAGCAAGATGCATTTAACAGCTTTTACCAGGATGTCGGCGGAGATTCTGACATCAAAAAAAACACAGGCTACGATCCGGCAGTTTTAGGTTCAGATTTCATGTTTATTACAGACAAAAACAATAATAGCCAAGCAGATAACTGGTATTATCAGCAGGAACAAAAAATTGTAAGCGATGTGAAAGCAGCTTATGCAAAAGGAATAATCAACACGTTTTGCTGGCATTTGAGAGAGCCTAACAAAGAAGAATCTTTTTATGCCGCCGATATGACTTCCGAAGAAAAAACAACCGCTTTTAAAAGCATTTTACCTGGTGGAGCAAACAATGAATGGTACAAAAAGAAATTAGATAAAATAGCCAGCGTTATTTTAAATCTAAAAGGTTCTAATGGTGAATTGATTCCCGTAATTTTCAGACCCTTTCATGAATTTGATGGAAGCTGGTTTTGGTGGGGTGCCAGTTTTTGCACGCCCGAAGAATACAAGCAGGCTTTTCAGTTTACTGTTGATTATTTAAAAAACACAAAAGGCGTACAGAATATTCTCTATGCTTTTTCTCCTGATAATTCATACACAACCGAAGTCAATTATTTAAGCCGTTATCCGGGCGATAAATATGTCGATATTATAGGAATGGATAATTATGGAGATTTCAATAACCAAGGTCAAACAGGATCTGACAAAGCAAATGCAAAACTGAAAATTCTTTCTGATTACGCTAAAGCAAAAGTAAAAATCGCAGCTTTAACCGAAACAGGTTATCGCGTTACCAGTAGAACGCCGGCCATTACAGATTGGTTTTCGACTTTATTATACAACGCTTTAACCAAAAATGATATTCAGATAAGTTATGTCATGTTTTGGAACAATAACAAAGATGGCTATTACGTACCAACTGGCTCAGTTTCTAACGCAGCAGATTTTAAAACGTATAGTTCTAAAACAAAATCAGCATTATTAAACACACTGCCTAAAATGTATGAAATGCCGAAATAA
- a CDS encoding glycoside hydrolase 5 family protein codes for MKNKLLKTFSLSLIFSIIACQAQERITVKGNEFFKGDKPYAYIGTNYWYGSMLASKKIGDRKRLLRELDVMKKNGIDNLRILVGADGGKYDFTVRPALQYEQGKYDEDLLDGLDFLISEMSKRKMYAVLYLTNNWEWSGGMSQYLEWNGKGAIPVPNIPPNTWPQFMSYTEQFHSCEPCMEALNNHVKFIIGRTNAYSKKKYNEDNTIMSWQVGNEPRLFTIENEAKFTKWLNNIVDLIDSLDKNHLVSTGSEGKNSSNDSMEIFERTHKNPNIDYLTMHIWPKNWNWFKADNAEATIPATIENAGKYIDAHIKVADNLKRPIIIEEFGLPRENENLNAGASSIYRDKFYSYIFGRVAESVKNNGPLRAANFWGYGGEGKAIHPDGKWNPGEPLTTDPPQEPQGLNSVFNEDKSTLEIVKKYNLELKKK; via the coding sequence ATGAAAAATAAACTTCTCAAAACCTTCAGCTTATCTTTAATTTTCTCCATAATTGCTTGTCAGGCACAGGAAAGAATTACTGTAAAAGGAAATGAATTCTTTAAAGGTGATAAACCTTACGCTTACATTGGAACCAATTATTGGTACGGAAGCATGCTTGCCTCAAAGAAAATTGGCGATCGAAAAAGACTGCTTCGTGAATTGGATGTAATGAAGAAAAACGGAATTGATAATTTGCGTATTTTAGTTGGGGCTGATGGCGGAAAATACGATTTTACAGTTCGTCCAGCATTGCAATACGAGCAGGGAAAATATGACGAAGATTTATTAGACGGATTGGATTTTCTTATCAGCGAAATGAGCAAACGTAAAATGTATGCCGTTTTATACCTAACCAATAACTGGGAATGGTCTGGCGGAATGTCACAATATTTAGAATGGAATGGTAAAGGCGCAATTCCAGTTCCGAATATTCCACCAAATACCTGGCCTCAATTTATGTCGTATACAGAACAATTTCACAGCTGCGAACCTTGCATGGAAGCACTGAACAATCATGTAAAATTTATTATTGGCAGAACAAACGCTTATTCTAAAAAGAAATACAACGAAGACAATACCATTATGTCTTGGCAGGTTGGAAACGAACCTAGGCTTTTTACGATAGAAAATGAAGCAAAATTCACCAAATGGCTCAATAATATTGTGGATTTGATCGACAGTTTAGACAAAAATCATTTGGTTTCTACAGGTTCTGAAGGAAAAAACAGTTCTAATGACAGTATGGAAATCTTCGAAAGAACACATAAAAACCCAAATATTGATTATTTAACGATGCACATCTGGCCTAAAAACTGGAACTGGTTTAAAGCAGATAATGCCGAAGCTACAATACCTGCAACAATAGAAAATGCTGGTAAATATATTGATGCCCATATTAAAGTGGCAGACAATTTAAAAAGACCAATCATCATTGAAGAATTTGGACTTCCGAGAGAAAATGAAAACTTGAATGCAGGAGCATCATCTATTTACAGAGATAAATTTTACAGTTATATTTTTGGAAGAGTTGCAGAAAGTGTCAAAAATAACGGTCCTTTAAGAGCTGCAAATTTCTGGGGTTACGGAGGCGAAGGAAAAGCAATTCACCCTGATGGGAAATGGAATCCCGGAGAGCCTTTAACAACAGATCCGCCGCAAGAACCACAAGGTTTAAATTCGGTTTTTAATGAAGATAAATCAACATTGGAAATTGTCAAAAAATACAATTTAGAATTGAAGAAAAAGTAA